Genomic window (Ictalurus punctatus breed USDA103 chromosome 16, Coco_2.0, whole genome shotgun sequence):
tactgaaaacctttaggatgaactggaacaccaactgcatCCCAGGCCTCTTCagctgacctcactaatgctcctgtggctgaatgagtaaaaatccccacagccacgctccaaactCTAGtcgaaagccttcccagaagagtggtggTTATTATAATAGGAAAGGGGAGGCTCAATCCGGAATGGGATTTTCAACATGCACATATATgcgtgacggtcaggtgtctacaagcCTTTGGCCATACAGAAATCACTGGATCACTGTTTACCTTTCTGCACAACTTTGAGCTTAGTCAGTGAAGGGTTGCCTGCTATATCAGGAGGGTTCTTCACTTCGCATGAGTAAGTGCCGTTGTCGGAGAACTGCATCTTACTGACGCAAATGGAGACATCCTTTTTGTTCAGGTTGCCCACCCACTCAACTCTGCTCTTAAACTGAATGCTGTCTGGGAACCCTTTACCACCGGCATAATGGAAgatctgaaaaacaaacatgaccaGATAAATACAACAGCTGAGGAAAGATAAGCTAAACCAAAATGGTGTCGTTTCTTCTAATGGTTTTCCTTCAGGCCATTTGTTTTTACTAAGATGGTCACTGTGTTCTACTTTCTTAAGTCACCAAATTGATTCAGACACACCAGTTTTGCCTGTGTCTCTGGTTATTTTTGACTCCATTGGctttattttgacatttcagGCACAGAACAACCTGCTTTAGTGATACCAACATGCCACTCAAGAGACAGTAACTCTAGATGAAAATGCCACATCAAGAATCATGAATCAAAGACAAATAAGAAACAGCTAAACAGCCAAGTGTCACATTATTTGAGTTCCTTATACAAAAAGAAAGATATAAAAAGAACTGAAAGATATATTTACCAGACTGCTCTATGAACGTGACATGACAAGACGACATGAGCCTATGTTAATATGGTCTGAAACTACATTTCCTTTCAAGGTCTTCCTGTTTACAATTCTAAACATAGCACCACACATACATAAGAAGAGAAAAGGATGCTTACAGTTTCACCAGTAGACTCTGAAGAGCCCTCTGGGATGAAAGACCAGGTCACTGATGTTAGACTACTGATCACTTGAGTCGATCTGAAAGTACATTTAAGTACTCCAGTAGTTCCATTTTCTACAAACATCTCAGCAGGAGTGTACACTTCTATAGAAGCAACTGGATACAAACCTGTGACAGAAACAgagtaaaaatattaaaaacttgGCTCAATCCAAACAACACATAGGAGCAGTTATGGGTTACAGGCCTTGCTAAAAAAGCTTAACTGTTCTAAGTGTTGGTCCTAGCTAGCCTAATTAAATAATCAGCCTAATGTGTGAACAACTCAAATCTGTGTTGAGGTGGTCTGCAAAACAGTTTGAGAAGCCTTAGCACACGCTTAGCTTTAGCCCAAGTTCATAAACAGATTAATTAGCTTGCTAATGTTACTAGGAGCAACTAAATACCTGAGTGTATACTAAAACTCTATtgcatgtaaataaatgtataaatgagacacCGAAACTGAAAAGAAGAAACCGCCACTAACTCGCTATACACGTGTTGTACTATTGTTACAGTGCTTTTTGTATAGCTATGGCAAATATTAATGTACTATTTAATAGGAGTTATTAAAAGAGTGACCTAACCATACAGACATTTTAACTGAATGGCGCTGGATCTCGGTGAACACAGAATCTGGTTAGcgttacagattttttttttttctttgctattGCTATAAATATTTAACTTACCTATGATGGCACATAACGCAAAGCTGCAAAGCCAAAGCGCACAATTATGACAACTATTTGAGAGCCTTAGCTCCATCCTTTACAGCACCGAAACCGTAGCACTCTACAGCTAACGTTCCTGTTGCCTGTGTTTACACCCCCGACCAACCGGAAGTGCTTTCCTCAGCTCCATCCGCCTCCAAACCAAAAGACACATTCGAGCTCGACAAGTTCATGGATCCGCGACGGAGCTGCCGAGTGATCACGTGACACCATCCGGTCTGAGCACCAGATTTTGGAGTTTCAGTCTTCAAGGCATGTCTCATCAAAGTCCCTCTGACGTCATTCATTTTGTCGAGGGAAGGGCATTTCTGTAAAGTGTTGCATTTCACACGTGTCCCTGCTCAGCATGATGTATTGATTTAAATTTCACAATGAAATAATTACTAACACTAACATGAGCTAAATTGCTAACTTATGGTGACAAACCGTCCTCTCTTCTTCCTACTGGGGAAGCAGGGCAGCTCCTGACCTCCTTTTATTTATATCACTTCtcatatctcacatttatatgaCTTTTCATTTATTCGCTTTTTTATCTGAATCAACTTACAAAAGAGAAACAAAGCACTTGATCCCTTCGTGGATGGactgggaagaaaaaaacagatctgGCGTTGCATTATGTCTGTCGATTGGTccatgtgcaggacctggaggatttatctgaagaacagtgggcagtttaattgctcaggacaaacaagggtcTCATGAACACCTATcacaaaaacataaaagcagtagttgatcatccaggtaacgacagactgtattaagaatcaagcgtatgtaaacttttgaaatggttcatttgtgtaagttcagttattattgtgttttgtggactatatgtaaacatctgttatgtgaaatagcttgttcagggcaggactaaataaaaaatagaatgcaatttttatgatccctcttatttatttatttatttattacaattttgcagattctgcaaggggtatgtaaaggATGTAAAGTTAagtgcagattctgcaaggggtatgtaaaatttattacaattttgcagattctgcaaggagTATGTAAAGTTATGACCTCAACTTTAGATATCTACCTCTTCCTTTGCACTAATTGTTGCCCACTTCTGATGTATTCCACTTTGTCATTGTCAGGGAAGCACACAGTGATGAGAAATGGAGTGATTTCTGAAgagaaaaaataacaacaatataaacacaataGATTTTGATAACTGCACATAccgttgcaatcaaaattattcaacccccattgcaaatcaggtttactgtcaaaatttacagactttcagctgtttgcaatgagcaaatcaaacaaaagccattgaaatagttcaacacattgaatgtttcaagtggtttcttcaaattcaactgaaaatgcaacttataatgatttctccagtttcaaaattattcaaacccctgaatagaatctctcacaacagcacaaatatgcaaaacaggtgttgtctcaagaaCACCTGATGCAAccaatcaagggcttcattatttgcaccaggtgtgcttaaGCTGGAACACATggaatacctgaactggctacaggcagaatatatatgaaatacttggacagggcagaaaaaggaagctatcaacggctgcaactagatttctgagaaggcaggttgtgaaaaaccctcaagtgactgcaaaggacctgcagcaagacttggtggcaacaggcacagaggtttcagtgagcacagtaaggtgcatactaaatgcagaagatttccatgccagaactccaagacgtacaccactattgacacacaagcacaagaaaagtcggctcaaaatcatataaataagccacaaaagttttgggattctgttctgtggcgcaatgaaacaaaattggaacttttcggcacgatggatctgTGGTATgcctggaggaagaagaatgaagaaagaacactctgtccacagtcaagcatggctctgtgatgctctggggttgctttgcatcctctggcactggaaaccagtagcatgtggaaggcaagatggattcattgaagaaAACGTTATGCCATCtttgaggaagctgaagcttggccGTCATTGgtccttccaacaggacaatgatcccaagcatacctcaaattccaccaaggcttagttgcagaagaagtcctggaagattctacagggccatcacagtcatctgacttgaaccccatagaaaatctctggtgggatttgaagaaggcggttgcagcatgcaaacccaagaatattactgaactggaggccaatgctcatgaggaatggactaagattcctcaggaacgctgccagaagctatgcatcttgttagcagcaggtcataacagcaaaagggtgctcaaGACACTAGAGATGTTTGCCATTAGGGCTGGGTATTGCAACCAATTTAGCGAttcgattcttatttatatggtttcaATTCGATTTCGATTCAATATTGAttagttatcaatatttcattaaaatagtAGTTTCGCAGACATGGAATCCATATTTTAACATAAATCCTGGTAACTTAGCTATATTagtgaaatacacatttactttgtaaatgtgtatttgtaaactgcacaatgcacattactgtaaaaatgaataaataaacaaaaacattgtaaatgtgcaacagtgaaattcatgaACAACTTGAAacgtttaagaaataaaaccgttttcaaaattcaaaacatgaaagatgGCGACATGTTCAGGACGGGAGGCGAACTACAGATAATATTCACTTCCTCTCAAGTAAAGCACACTCATTAAGAATCGATTCGGGGATTTCCCTAATCGATATCGTTTCTTTATAGTGAAGATCGATTAAAATCAGAGAATCTATATTTTTTACCCAGCCCtacttgccatgaaggggttgaataattttgaaactggagaaatcataagttgcattttcagttgaatttgaggaaaccacttgaagcattcgttgtgttgaactatttcaactgcttttgtttgatttgttcattgcaaacagctgaaagtctgtaaattttgacagtaaacctgatttgcaatgggggttgaataattttgattgcaactgtatatgttTATCACCCGTTGCAAGTAGACTAATATTACATATTCTGAGAACAGACAGTCTCACACTCGCTGTGGGGTGTTGTAAAATTTCACTTTTATTCTCATCACCAGCTAAATACCAAATCCTTAATGAGATGAATTTATATGTAAAAGCACAATAAGGACAGAAGTTGAACAGTACTGTTAGAGAATAAGCAGTtattcgagtgtgtgtgtgtgtgtatgtatgtatgtatgtatgtatatatatatatatatatatatatatatatatatatatatatatatatatatatatatatatatatatatatatatatgcccccgtattttttatttttgtagtgGGAGGTATAAAATAGTAGCTCAACACTATTTACTTTCACAAAGATAAACATTTCAGCATATCAAGAAATTTGAGAGAAGGTTCTGGACGTCCTTGCCCATATTCCGGTCCAGTAGGTTGCGCTAATACAACTTTCAGATGAATATCCGCTGTTTCAgattcagaagaagaagaaaaccgACGACATTAGCAAGCTGACAGGTGCTGCACCAGACGTCTGTGAAAATGGCAACGTTTTTTGGTGAGGTTTTATCTGTGTACTCAAGAGCGGTCGAAGAAGATGATTACGATGACGCAGAGGAAGAAAACGAAGAGGATTTACAGATACGTCGGGAAATAGAAGAGAAAAGGTGTGTTGATTTGTTGTCAGTTAGCTAGCCGGTTAGCCAAATGACCGAGTCTGAATCCCAAATGACTCAGTATATAATAAATAGTGCGCTACGTAGGGCACACGAGTCTTTATGAAGTATCCGATGAAGCCCAGTGAGACTGAGAGTAAATGTGGGATGCAGTCTTGATGTCTATTTGCTACTTAATTGGTCTTTGAGAATTTACGTTGTAATCAATCGAATTGTTCAGGTGTTTATAGCAGGTTTGTGGAATTCAACTGTAATCTATATGAAGtttgtaaatattaaacaatagTAGCAACAGCCATGAAGGACGCAGCGCGCTTGGGTTTAGCTCGTTTTCGGTTGCTTTCGGTTTCGGTTAGCCCCTCTTCTCATGCTATCAGCTAACAGACGTACCCGTAGTTACGTATTTACGTAGTTACCCGGTGTCCATAGAAACCCAGTAACACTGGATACTTTCTTGTGCGCGTGCATGCTGGGACCTTCAACAAAGTCACGAGGTGACCATGTGACGTATTTGATGTTTAATACCTTTGCCATCGTTCCCAGAATCCTTCGAAATTCAACAGGATGCGTGCTTGTTTTGACTGACAGGGAGCAAACCCAGCTGAAGACGGACTGTGTACATTATACAActgtacagttgtgcccaaaagtttgcataccccttgcagaatctgctaaatcttaatactgttaaccaAATAAGCGGGATCATAAAAAtcacgttgttttttttttagttctgtcctgaataagctatttcccATAGcatatgtttacatacagtccacaagacaagataatagctgaatttatttaaaaaattaccccattcaaaagtttacatatgcttgattcttaatactgtgtgtcgttacctggattttgtcttctgggagacatgtaactatcttatctagcttctgaagggcagtactaaatggtaaaaaaaaaaaaaaaaaaaatcatctttaaacaaaataataacagtttacactgatcatcctgttcaaaagtttacacccccccggatcttaatgtatcatgttgccttcttgatcATTAGTggatgtttgcaccttttgtaatagttgtgtatgagtccctcaaTTGTTCTCAGTGTGGAAAaaatggatctcaacatcatatagccgctgttggaaaggggtcaaatatgtaAAAGgagctggaaaagcaaagaaagtgcaggacctggaggatttttctgaagaacagtgggaagtttaactgctcaggacaaacaagggactcatgaacaattattacaaaacataaaaacagttgtggatcatccaggtaacgacacacggtattcATAAAGTGTATGCAAAATTTTGAACGgggtatttttttaataaatccagCTATTGTCTTGTCTTGTGAACTATATGTAAAGATCTATTACGTGAAACaacttattcaggacagtactaaataaacaacaacatgggttTTTTATGATCCcgcttattttgttaacagcaTTTAGACttgggtgtgcaaacttttgggcacaactgtataagACACAAGAAATCAAGAAAAGAACAATGGATATATTATCGGTATTTATATCAAATACTACATCATAC
Coding sequences:
- the LOC108276994 gene encoding myelin protein zero-like protein 1, whose product is MELRLSNSCHNCALWLCSFALCAIIGLYPVASIEVYTPAEMFVENGTTGVLKCTFRSTQVISSLTSVTWSFIPEGSSESTGETIFHYAGGKGFPDSIQFKSRVEWVGNLNKKDVSICVSKMQFSDNGTYSCEVKNPPDIAGNPSLTKLKVVQKDGQLFCL